AGAGACTAAAATCACCAATATCAATCTCAGCTAGCAGAAACAACTCTACCTAAGTAAAAAAGATTGTTAGATGTCAACACCTCCCCAATGAGTTGAGAAGCTTACTAGCGAAAAAGTATCCAGCTGAGGTATTGAGTTAGATACGCAATTGGGTAACGAAATTTGCACCCTCAAGAAACAGTTTATAATACGAGAATTTATGCCACAAGTGTTTAACTAAGAATGAGGTACGAGAAGACTGTGCCTACATTTTTACAGCAGTGATGACCAAGTCAGGATTTCTTTGATGCAAAGAGTTATGGGTACCATGAAATCATGGTGATACCATGAAAATGTAGAACGACTTGTTGCTATACctttatcattaaaaatttaCCATAAAACTAACCCAAACACACGATGTTGAGTTCGAGCAGTAGTGGAATTTCGACAGTTAAGCATATAGCCGTTTCGGGCACAATTGGATTTGTAGAAGCATTCACTCGGACCACAGACTGAAAATTATGCGCAAAATTATACAATTTCGTGCGAGTCGAACCTAGTTAGTATCGCtagaacaaataaaattgtatgATTCTTTAGGCTAAATTGCCAATTTGAAACCCTCTTGTTCTATTCTAGGCAAACGGTTAACCACAGTactaaatcataataaataaaataaaccacAAAATTATGggcaattcaattaaattgtgctcaaaataaaactttcgcATTTTCATAGCAAATAAAAAACAAGCATATCCTCATAACAattaccaaaatataaaagcaaGCCACAAAATCTAGAGCATGAGGcaacaaaaagataaacaaaCGCACGCTGCCGCACTCAGCACCTCTACAGGTCTTGAACACTCAAACCTGCAAGCAACAaatggcatgcatcacataacactaAAATTCATAATCCCAAATACATATAGCATACGATAGTGTTAAGAGGAACAGTAATAATAACTAACCGGGAGGAAGAGATTGCTTCAATTTATCGGCTTTCTCAGGATCAAAGACACAAAGCGTGTACAAATACTTGGAGCATCGAACCTTAAACTTAACGACATCCCTGCTCCTCTTGATTTTCACCGACCTCGCATCCTTCCTCCGTGCCGTCAGAAGGAAATCCTTAATCTCGTGGATCTGCTTAGGCTGTATTGTGTCgtgcacacacacataaaacTCAGAACATTATTCATCGTATTCCACACGAACAAACAAACATCGtataaatcaaatcaaagacGGAGAAAACGAAATAGTAGTTACCATTGTGGTTTGCGAGTTGTGAGCGACGGCGGCGAAAGAACAAACTTGCTTGGGCGCCTTTTCAATATGTATACGATGGTGTCCCAATTTCTCTTACATAAACCCTAGTCTATCAATCGGGTGCCCGGCTTGTGTTGGGCCCCCGAGCCCAAACTATCGTGGCCCTCTTCTAATGGCCCAAATGTGATAAAataatttccttcttttttgaaTTAAACGTATTCtgtttagacaaaaaaaaataattacgtTCCTCGCAGCGTTGCTATTTGTCAATGGAAGACTAATAGGGAGATCCAATATTATTAGAACTAGATTGGTTGGTGACTCCGTTAGGATAGTAAGTGATGGGTCACAAGTTAAATTACATGAATCggtttacactttttttttttaaaaaataaaccggcaaatcttaaacaaaaaatattatataaatata
This genomic interval from Glycine max cultivar Williams 82 chromosome 5, Glycine_max_v4.0, whole genome shotgun sequence contains the following:
- the LOC100787764 gene encoding 60S ribosomal protein L38, which produces MPKQIHEIKDFLLTARRKDARSVKIKRSRDVVKFKVRCSKYLYTLCVFDPEKADKLKQSLPPGLSVQDL